A region of the Ornithinimicrobium ciconiae genome:
CTACCGTTCACCCATGGAGCATGAGCAGCAGGCAGGCATCGTCGAACCCCGGTCGGTGGAGCACAACGGCCCCGAGCCGGTGACCGAGCTCCTGGGAGCGATCGGCTACGCCGAGCTCGTCGCGGGCCTGCGCATGGCTGCCGACGCACTCACCGCGCCCGCACTCGATGTCCGGATCTGGATGGGACGGTCTGCTGGTGCCGAGTTGGAGCACTTCGAACGCATCGCGGGACGGTTGCGCGACATGGGGCGCGACCCCGAGGCGGCGATGGCGCCATTCACGGGGCCGGTCGATGCCTTTCACGAGCGCACTCGGCCCCGGGACTGGCTCGAGGCACTGGTCAAGGTCTATGTCGGCGACGGCATCGCCCGCGACTTCTACCGCGAGATCGCCCAACACGTTGACCAGCCCGCCCGCGACCTGATCGAGTCGGTGCTGCAGGTCGACGCCCAGGAGGAGTTTGCCGTG
Encoded here:
- a CDS encoding ferritin-like fold-containing protein; the protein is MEHEQQAGIVEPRSVEHNGPEPVTELLGAIGYAELVAGLRMAADALTAPALDVRIWMGRSAGAELEHFERIAGRLRDMGRDPEAAMAPFTGPVDAFHERTRPRDWLEALVKVYVGDGIARDFYREIAQHVDQPARDLIESVLQVDAQEEFAVRAVTDAIELDPTVAGRLALWARRLVGEAIAQTQYVALERDALMGLLVGGEASEVDLADLGRMFTRLMELHGERMARLGLTP